A section of the Triticum dicoccoides isolate Atlit2015 ecotype Zavitan chromosome 7A, WEW_v2.0, whole genome shotgun sequence genome encodes:
- the LOC119331110 gene encoding exocyst complex component EXO70B1-like, translating into MSAAPPPPPESAATGGGGGGSDSDKVLAAAQHIVKSLATSKNAADDMIRILSGFDNRLSSITADLFPSADLSSSAEPPEISVSSAAAFDAAEQLILLWDATPEALVFEAHEEDIAQYLTAVDVAVEHLARGGAGAGRAGVAVQLAMARLEEELRHHMVRHAVPLDPTGLCFSLRRLSLGSFDDLDFDAATPHSVDATPETARGGPLVSPFDDHAFDPVRPEAVDDLRAIADRMARAGYARELADAYCNIRRDLLDEYLSVLGVERLSIDEVQRVEWKQLNDKMKKWVQGVKTVVRVLLAGERRLCDQVLAVSDELREECFVESTKGCIMQILNFGDAVAVCPRSPEKLSRILDMYEALAEVIPEMKDLCLGSSGDGVISDVQAILDRLGEAVRGTLFEFGKVLQQESSRRAMTAGEIHPMTRYVMNYLRLLVVYSETLDGLLDDDGDESNALERPEDKDQDTEHLEGMTPLGRRLLKLMCYLEANLEDKSKLYEDAALECIFSMNNLLYIVQKVKDSELGKILGDHWVRRRSGKIRQYSKSYLRISWMKTLSYLRDDVHGSGGGSGSGSGSGHSGSRMSIKEKFKNFNLSFEEIYRNQTLWKVPDPQLREELKISISENVIPAYRAFLGRYGSQVDGGRNSGKYIKYTPEDLEGQLSDLFEGSPGSANHSRRRT; encoded by the coding sequence ATGTCGGCGGCGCCCCCGCCGCCCCCGGAATCGGCCgctaccggcggcggcggcggcggcagcgacagCGACAAGGTCCTCGCCGCCGCGCAGCACATCGTCAAGTCCCTGGCCACCTCCAAGAACGCCGCCGACGACATGATCCGCATCCTCTCCGGCTTCGACAACCGCCTCTCCTCCATCACCGCCGACCTGTTCCCCTCCGccgacctctcctcctccgcggagCCGCCCGAGATCTCCGTCTCCTCCGCGGCCGCCTTCGACGCCGCCGAGCAGCTCATCCTGCTCTGGGACGCCACCCCCGAGGCCCTCGTCTTCGAGGCCCACGAGGAGGACATCGCGCAGTACCTCACCGCCGTCGACGTCGCCGTCGAGCACCTCGCGCGCGGCGGCGCGGGCGCCGGCCGCGCCGGCGTCGCCGTGCAGCTCGCCATGGCCCGCCTCGAGGAGGAGCTCCGCCACCACATGGTCCGCCACGCCGTGCCGCTGGACCCCACGGGCCTCTGCTTCTCGCTCCGCCGCCTCTCCCTCGGATCCTTCGACgacctcgacttcgacgccgccacgCCGCACAGCGTGGACGCCACGCCGGAGACCGCGCGCGGCGGGCCCCTGGTGAGCCCGTTCGACGACCACGCGTTCGACCCCGTGCGCCCCGAGGCCGTGGACGACCTGCGGGCCATCGCCGACCGGATGGCGCGTGCGGGGTACGCGCGCGAGCTAGCCGACGCCTACTGCAACATCCGGCGCGACCTGCTCGACGAATACCTCTCCGTGCTGGGCGTGGAGCGCCTCAGCATCGACGAGGTGCAGCGCGTGGAGTGGAAGCAGCTCAACGACAAGATGAAGAAGTGGGTGCAGGGGGTGAAGACGGTCGTGCGCGTGCTGCTTGCTGGTGAGCGTCGCCTCTGCGACCAGGTGCTCGCTGTGTCCGACGAGCTCAGGGAGGAGTGCTTCGTCGAGTCCACCAAAGGATGCATCATGCAGATTCTGAATTTCGGGGATGCCGTGGCTGTGTGCCCCCGCTCGCCCGAGAAGCTCTCACGGATTCTTGATATGTATGAGGCACTTGCTGAGGTAATCCCTGAAATGAAGGATTTGTGCCTCGGAAGTTCCGGTGACGGTGTAATCAGTGATGTTCAAgcaattcttgataggcttggggaGGCCGTGAGGGGTACCCTTTTTGAGTTTGGGAAAGTTCTGCAGCAGGAGTCGTCGCGGAGGGCAATGACGGCTGGTGAGATCCACCCAATGACGCGGTATGTCATGAACTATTTGAGGTTGTTGGTCGTTTATAGTGAGACACTTGATGGCCTCttggatgatgatggcgatgagagCAATGCTTTGGAAAGACCTGAGGATAAGGATCAGGATACGGAACACTTAGAGGGTATGACCCCTCTTGGAAGGCGTCTTTTGAAGCTGATGTGTTATCTGGAGGCCAATTTGGAGGACAAGTCTAAGCTTTATGAAGATGCTGCCCTAGAGTGCATATTTTCCATGAACAATTTGCTCTACATTGTTCAGAAGGTGAAGGATTCCGAGCTTGGGAAGATTTTAGGCGATCACTGGGTAAGAAGGCGCAGCGGGAAGATTCGGCAGTACTCAAAGAGCTACCTAAGGATTTCTTGGATGAAGACTTTGTCTTATCTGAGGGACGATGTACATGGGAGTGGGGGTGGGAGCGGCAGTGGTAGTGGCAGTGGACATTCAGGTTCTAGGATGTCCATCAAGGAGAAGTTCAAGAACTTCAACTTGTCCTTTGAGGAAATTTACAGGAACCAGACACTCTGGAAGGTTCCAGATCCTCAGCTCCGAGAAGAGCTGAAGATATCTATATCTGAGAATGTGATTCCGGCATATCGTGCTTTTTTGGGAAGATATGGTAGTCAAGTGGATGGGGGAAGAAACTCGGGAAAGTATATAAAGTACACCCCAGAGGACCTGGAGGGTCAATTGTCTGATTTATTTGAGGGCTCACCAGGGTCTGCCAACCACTCTAGGCGAAGAACATAG